The Victivallis sp. Marseille-Q1083 DNA window ACTTTTGACGTAAGAGCCGACCTTTTTCAGTTCGGTTGGAGCAATGGCGTTGGTGAGCTCATCGGCATCGAAATCACAGTAGACGAGCAAGCCGTCAGATAGTTTATGAGGCGTTTGCGGCTGAATTTCACAGCCACGTGCCACGCCGTCGAAGGGATAGTCGGTCGGATTCAAACCGAAGTGGGCGAGCACGGTTGGTGCTACGTCATAATTATGCGGCGTACCGGCAAGGAATCCCTGCTCGACTGTTTTGCTACAGACCAGAAACGGAATGGTATGTGCATTGCCGTCGGTTACACCATGGCCTCTGCTGTAACCGCCATGGTCGGAGGTGATGATGATGATCCAATCTTCGGTAGCAAATTCGGAACGGGAAGAGATTGCGTCGAGCAGATTGCCGATATAACGGTCACACTGGGCAATGTTATATAAATAGGATGCAGAGTGCGGATAGAAGCCTTCGCTGTGACCGGCGTCATCAGGCAAACTTATAAAAAGCAACGTCATGTCGCCGCCATTTTTCAAAAATTCAACCGTTTGGCGGTTATTTTCCGCATCGTCGTTATAGTGATATGCGATGGCGTCCGAACCACCCCTGATTGTTCCTGATTCGTTCCAAGAGTAAAAGAAAGCGGTAGACAATTCCGGGCGGGCTTGCCGGAGATATTCCAGAAAAATCGGATAATGTTCGTAGTCACCGTCCTTCGTCTGGTCATTCTGGAATACTCTGTTTTTGGCAGCGGTGACGCCGGTAGCGATGGCGGCATGGTTGGGGCCGCTGACGGGAATGCTTTCGGCTTGGGCCCTGGCGTGATCCGCATAAGCGCCATGGTAACCGGGCTGCCATTCGCCTGCTATCAGTTTGTCGATATTTGGCGTTACCGCAGCGTCAAAGACATCGGCCCGGGTGCCATCCAGCATGATGACGAGAGCCTTAGGGGTTCCGGCCTTCAGTGGCAAAACGCCACCAAAGGTGAGGCTGCCGGCAAGCGCAGCCAGACAGTAAAAATTGAATATTTTCATATTATATTCTCATATTGACTATTTTTTCGTTTGAATACAATCAAAGATGACTTTGTGCAAAATTTTCTGAAATACACTTGTAATTCCCGACACTGCCAACAGCGTTGCCGGGAAAAATTCATATCTCATTTGCAAGTCTTTACAATACTTATTGATTGCCTTCCAACAGGTTTTGGTCCAACTTCCCTGTGAAAAAATTTTCTCCGTCCGGCCGGGGGCGCAGAATGATCCGGTCGACGAAAAGGGAAGCGCCCTGATCGGTCTTCAATGGCGCCAGGTAAACGATCATCCGCGGCCCGACTTCGACGTCTTCAATGGTCAACCAGTGGTAACCGCCTTTCAATTCCCCGAATGAATAGGTCGTGGAACGTTCGACCCGGCGCGTCCAGTCATGCAATGCGACCCGGGCGACCGGCGTGTCGTCGGACAATTCCCCTTCGGCGCGGACGCTGACGAACACATCATAATGCGGTATGGCTTCTGCCGGATCGGCCGCCGACCAGTCGGGCAGCCACAGATCGAAAGCCCGGTCGGCATGGTTGTCCGCCGTCCGCAGCGCTTTTCCGTAAGGCGAAGCCGGATCGTCGACGGTAAACGACCGGCTGCCGGGTTTTTCCTGTTCGAAATCATTGACCGAGAATTCGAACCAGGCGTCATCCGGCACTCCGGCGCAGAATTCCGGCACATCGCCGGACCGCCGAAGAAAACGCGGTCCGGCCAGCCGGCGCGGCATTTTCCAGTCCATCAGGCTGATAAGGTTCGCCTCGTTGTAGTTGGTGACCCGGTTGGCTTCGTAAATCGCCCTGATCTCCTTCCAGAGCTGGAGATTGTCCCGGTACTGCTCCTCGGACAGCGCCGGGTTCCAGCCGCAGGATTCCGCCGAGGTCAGAAAAGCGACTTCAAACGGCAGCCTGGCCCGGCGCAGCCGTTCGAGATACACCTGCCGCTCCGCTTCCGGTTCGGCGGCCAGCAACTGTTCCATTTCGGAGAAGGCCCGGAGAATTTCCTGAATCCGTTCATAGGAGAGCCAGTCGTTGGCGTCAAAGCGGTAACAGCCCAGCGACAGTCCGGTCGCTTCGAAATCGTCGCAGAGTTGATCGGTGATTTCCAGCAGCCTGGCGCCGACGGCCGGCGAATAGTAGCCGTCCAGGAATTCCCGCATCAATGCGCGCTGGTCGAGCTGCGGATTCCACAGCAGATGGCCGACAACCCAGCCTTTCAGCAGGAAATCGCCGCAGTTGCCGGTGCCGACGTCGCCCTGGGAAAAGACGGCCGCGACATGGTTGTCGGCATAAAGCCGGATGTTGTCGCCGAGGAACCGGATATTCGGATGGGGGATCATGAAATTGGTATAGTTGCCCAGATAGTCCCAGATCGCCAGTTTGTCGGCAATTTGCGGCCAGGCTTTCAGGTCATCCCGGAAGTCCGCGTTGACATCGGAGTCGTACGACCGGGAAAAATCGTTCAGGAAGGCGCACAGCCGGATCAGTACGTTGTCGCGCACTTTCAACTTCATCGGGGGATCCTGGGCGAAAAGGTAGGCCAGTGTTTCAATCAACACATCGGGATACTCTCCGGCGATCGCTCCGGCGACTTCATTGACTGCCGACACCACCGGCGCGGCCGGGGAACCGCCTTCGGCTTCCAGCGCCCGGCAGTCGTCGCATTGACAGCGCAGCCAGCCGTCCATATGGTCGATGGCGATAATCCGGGCGTCCGGATGCTTCCGCAGAATATTGCGGACGACCTCCGTCAGTTCCCGGCGCATTTCCGGATTGGTCCAGCACAGTTGTTCCGGGTTGCGTTTGCCGGATTCATCCAGCGCATACCAGTCCGGATGTTCCGCGAAGTAGCGGTTCGGCGGCAACAGGATCGTCGCCGTGTGGCAGAAGCCGTTCTGGTATTTGACCTTGCCGCCCCATTCCGGCGGAATCGCCTGATAATCGCCATTGCTCTTCAGCTTGGCGGCGAAGGCCGGATTGGTATTGGGATCGGTGAAATAGGTTTCCCGGCTGAAAAAAGGCGGCGCATAACGGTAGGCCAGGTTGTCCGGCAGTTCGAGCCGGGGAGTCGATGGCACCGACTCCTCACGGGCGCTCCAGAAACGGACGCCCCAGAAATCCTCCAGCAGCGTGTAGACGGCATAAAGCGTGCCGCGCGGCCGGTTGCCGCTGATGAAAAGATTGCCGCCGTGCACCGTCAGCAGAACCGAATCGGCCTTGTCGAGCCATTCGGCGTCAAGTGCCGGGTCTTCGGCCAGCGCCAGAAATTCCGGCGTACAGCCGAGCAGGATATTATGGCCGCTTTTCCGGGGTGTGTTGACGATCGGCAGCTTGACGCCGGCCAGTTGCTGAATGTATTTCTGCAGCTCGCCGGCGGCGGTCTTTTCCGCCGGGATGGCGTCAGCCGCCACGACGATGACATAATCGCTTCTGCCGTCTTTGACGATTTCCAGCGCCGCCGCGTTGCCGGCCAGCGACAAGCTGCCCAGCAGCAGCGCCATGGAGAACCCTTTTCTGAAACCTTTTCTCATGGGAACCTTTCAAATATTTTGTTGCGTACCTTTGATGTTCGTAATAAATTTATCCACGCCGATGACGACCGTGGAAACTGATTTTGCGTTTGCCTTCCCGGTCGTTGGACAAGGAGGGCAAACGCGATGTACTTTCTAATCTGCACAAACCTCAGGATATTATCCTTGATCGTCCGGAAGATATTCCGGATCATTTGTCGGTGCGGAGATTCCACCACGGATAATCGTTCCATTCCACGAATTGCTGTACGCTGTTTGTACTGACATGACCGTCATACCAAACAATATTGAGTCCGTTGCCCCGGCGATGACGCATCGCGTCGTCGACGAATGCTTTTTCATAGGCGTTGCCGTACATCAGTAAAGTGTATTCGTGTGCCCGGGTACCTTCCCAACCTTGCGAACCGTCAGCCAGCATGTTGAGTGTCGACGGGCCGCCTTTGGAAACCAGCGAGCTGGTGATCGCCTTGTAATAATATCCGCCATCGTAATAGCCGGCGGTAAAGCCATACAACAAACAGAAGCCGTAGCCGGTGTAATTATAAGCAGTGCTGGTTGTGAAGGCTCCGTCGTTCGGTCCCGCTCCCCAGCTTGGACATTGCAGCACTTTGCTATTGTCTGAAATAAAGCCTTCATCGGCCAGCAAGTCGGTCCAGAAGCCAAATTCATCTCCGGGAGCCAGACACGGCGTGTAGTAGTCGCTATTGCTGTCGGCATACATGATTTCGGCCAATCCCAGTTGCTTGAGGTTGTTGACGCAACTGATGTTTTGGGCGGCGTCTTTGGCTCGGCCAAGGGCCGGCAACAACATGCTGGCAAGAATTGCAATAATAGCAATCACTACTAAGAGTTCGATAAGTGTGAATTTTTTCATTTCGTACATCCTTTCTGTTCTTGTTCTGTTTTCTGTTTCGTTAATTGGTGCTTTTCGATATTTTTGAGATGCTTTAACGTCAAAGCAATTTGGAAAAATTTTTTATGGCGGACCGGTCGTCGCCCGGACCATCAGCGACGTATCCAGCAATTGCGAGGAAACATCCCGGTCCTGGAGCAGATCGAGCAGCATATTGCCGGCCAGCCGGCCGATCTCCTCTTTGGGCTGGGCGATCGTCGTCAGCGGGTAGAGCACCTGCCGGGCGGCAAGTTCGAGATCGTCGAACCCGATGATCGACAGATCCCTGGCAATGCGGCGGTTCAGCTTCAACGCCGCCTGAATCGCGCCGAGGGCGGCGAAGTCCGAGGCGGCGAACAAGGCGGTAATTTCCGGCGCCCGCCGAAGCAGCCGGACGGCCGCCGCTTCGCCGTCTTCGATCGACATTTCGCAGTCTTCGAAGTATTTTTTCGGGATTTCGAGACCGTTGGCCTTCAATTCGGCCAGAAATCCCAGATGGCGCTGGCGCATCGCCACACAGCCGGTATCATGGGTGATCATGCCGATGGCGGTATGGCCGAGCTCCAGCAGATGGCGTACGGCGGTCCGGGCGCCCCGGTAGCTGTCAACCATGACGAAATAATCGCTGACAGCCGGCAGGTATTCCATGATTTGAACGACCGGCATCGTCGCGGAAATGGCGCAGTAATCATCCTCCAGCTCCCGGCTCGGGTAGATGATAAGCCCGTCGATTTTGCGCTTCAGCACCCGCTGCAGCGCCCGCCGCTCATTGTCCGTTCCAACGTAGAAGTTGCTCAGCAGCAACGAAAAATCCCGGTCGTAAGTGACGTCTTCGATACCGGCGATGATGTTGCCGAAAAAGCTGGTGTTGATGTAGGGAACCACCGCGCCGATCAGATAACTCCGCTGGGTGACCAGCGACAGCGCCGCCGTGTTCGGCACGTAGTTCAATTCCCGGGCGGTAGCCAGAATTTTTTCCCGGGTCACCCGCGACAGGCGGCCGGTGCCGTTGATTCCCATCGACACCGCCTGGCAGGAGATACCCAACCGGCTGGCGATATCTTTGATGGTCACGGATTTTTTGGTTGCGGTGAGCACGGTTTTCTGGTCCTTTCGGAAATCTACGAGTTTTGATGATTTGCTATAACGTTAAACCACAATGAAGATTATAGCAAAACTTTTTCGGAAAGTCAATAGCCGGAAAGAATTTTTTTGAAAAAAATTGATTTTTTACCATGAAAAACCATCCATACCGCCTGAATTTTTCCGCCAATGGCGCGATATTGCCAGAATGGTGTCCGCCTGCCGGCGGAACTGGTTTATGCAGAAAATTCGCCTGCGGCATGTATCAGGTTTCCGGCGGAGTCGATTTCCGCCGGGCTTCCCGGCGGTAGAAATCGGCCATGTTCCCGTCGCCGTCCCCGGCATCGGCCGCCGGCTTGTCCGGGATTTCCGGCTCGGCGGCCGTTTGCCGCCGCCCGGCCAGCAGCAGACCGAGTTCGAAGAGCAGCCAGGTCGGAATGGCCAGCAGCAGTTGGCTGATGACGTCCGGCGGCGTCAGGACGGCTGCCAGAATCAGGATCAGCACGATGATATAGGGCCGCTGGCGGCGCAGCGTCGAAGCCTGGACGACGCCGAATTTGACCAGCAGCAGCACGAACAGTGGAAATTGGAACATCAGGCCGAACGCCAGCATCAGCCAGCCGGCCAGGTTGAGAAAATTGCTCAATCCCAGCACCGGTTTCAACTCGGGCGTCGCGAAACCGGCGGCGAAGCGCATGACCATCGGCAGAATCACGCCGGCACAGAAGGCGACTCCCGCCAGAAACAGCACGGAAGAGAAAACGATGCCCCACTTCAGCGCCCGCCGTTCTTTTTCGTAAAGTGCCGGCAGCAGAAAACGCCAGATTTGCCAGGCGCAGTAGGGATAACCGAGCGCCAGCGCCAGGATCAGCGCCAGCTTCAACCGGGCGATGAAAACCTCCATCGGCGAAAAAAAGCTCAGCGCTCCCAGTTCCGGCGGGCAGCTCCAGCGAATCAGCGCATCGATGCAGTAAGAGGTCAGCCAGTAGCCGACCGGATAGAGCAACGCCGCGGCGGCGACGCAATGCAGCAATGCGTTCCGCAGCGCTTCCAAATGGGAAATAAACGATTGTTCCGGCGCGTCAGGCATCTTTCTTCGGTGAATCGGTTCGGGATTGGTCGTCGTTTTCCGCCCGCTTTTCGGCGGCGTCCATCAGCTCCCTGGACTCCTTTTCCAGCGAATTTTTCGCTTTTTTGAATTCATAAGAGGCCCTGCCCAGCGCCCGGGCCAGTTCCGGAATCCGTTTGGCGCCGAACAGCAACAGGACGACGACCAGGATTAAAATGATTTCTGTGGCTCCGATGTGCATGATTCATACTCCTTGGGTGAATGATTCAAATGATAGTCTGCCCGGTTTTCAGGTAAAGGTCCATGCTGCCGGAACGGAATCCTTCCAGATCCAGCGCCAGGTAGCGAAACCCCAGTCTTTTGAGTTCGCCGGCAATTTCCCGGCGCTGCCGCCAGAATTCCGGCAGTTCCGGTTCGTCGATCTCGATTCTGGCGACCTCGCCGTGCAGGCGGATTCGGACGATCCGGAACCCGCGTCGTCGGATCGCTTCCTCGCCGGCTTCCACCAGTTGAAAACCGGCCGGCGTCAGTTCGGCGCCATAGGGGAAACGGGTGGCCAGACAGGGCGCGGCCGGCCGCTGCGCCACCGGAATCTCCAACCGTTCCGCCAGGCTCCGGATTTCGTTTTTGGCGATGCCGAGTTCGGCCAGCGGGCTGAGCACCGCCAACTCCTGCAGCGCCCGCCGGCCCGGCCGGTACTGCTGCAGATCGTCGAAGTTCGTACCGTCGAGCAGGTGTTGCAGTTCCGCCTCATCCGCCAATTTCCGCAGCGCTTCGAACAACTGCTTTTTACAACGGTAACAGCGGTCCGGCGGGTTGCGCCGCAATTCCGGATCGGCGAAACCGTCGACCGTCAGAATCCGGTGGCGGACCCGGCAGCCGGCGGCCAGCCGGCCGGCCAGCGCCACATCGGTTCCGGGTTGGAAATTCGATGCAAAGGTGACGGCCAGCACCCGATCCGGCTGCTGCCGGGCGAACGGCGCCAGCAGCGCCAGCAGCAGCGCGCTGTCGACACCGCCGGAAAGAGCCAGACAAATTCCCGCCGGAATGCGTTCCGCCAGATAGCGCCTTAATTCTTCCAATCGATCGGCGCCGACATTTTCCTGCCTCATAATGTTCCTTTCCGGCGAAATCAGCGATCCTGCCGGGCCGCTTCGGTTTGCGCCTCGCTGTACAGCGCCGGAAAGGCGATACCGGTCGCTTCGGCCAGCCGCTTGACACTCTCGTATTCCGGATAATAGAACGATTCGTTGCCGAATGTGCATTTCTTGACCGCCACCTCGCCGCCGGGGAGCTGGACGGTTCGCGATTCCCGCCTCAGACAACTGCGTTCGACCCGGTAGCGCCGGATGCCGATCGTCGTCGTCGTCCGGAAAATCACCGCCTCCAGCGCAGTCAGGTCGGCGGCGTCGGCGATGACCCGCAGCAGCCAGCCGGGCCGATTTTTCTTCATGAATACCGGCAGATAGTGGACATCCAGTGCGCCGGTCGTGAACAATTGCTCCATGGCCAGCCCCAGCGCCTCGCCGCTGCAATCGTCCAGGTTGGTTTCCAGAATCCATTTGCCGTCGTCATCGCCGGCCGCCGGTGGGGCGGTCGCTTCCAGCAGCATCGCCCGCAGCAGATTCGGCCGGCCGAAATCGCGTTTTCCGGCTCCCAAGCCGATTTTGCGGATCGTGAAATTCTCCGGCCGCGCCGGCCGGTTGCGCAGCGCGGCGGCGATGGCGGCGCCGGTCGGCGTCACCATCTCGCCGTTGACTTCGGTGATGGCCAGCGGCAACTGGTAGGCGGCGGCGATTTCCGCCACCGCCGGCACCGGCACCGGCAATTCGCCGTGCTGACAGCACACGAAACCGCTGCCTTCAGTCAAGGTCGAAACGACCGTTTCTTCAATGCCCAGATCGTCGATGCAGACCGCTGCCGCGACGATGTCGACGATCGAGTCGATGGCGCCGACTTCATGAAAGTGAACTTCGTCGACCGTCACTCCGTGCGCTTTGGCTTCCGCGACTGCGACGATATGGAAGATTTTTTTGGCTAGGGCGTTGGCCCGGGGCGACAGCGCGCCGCGGTCGATGATGGCCTGAATGTCACGCCAGTTCCGGTGGACATGGCGGCGGCTTTCCGGGTCGTGGTGATGATGGTGGTGATGGTCGTGGTCGTCAGCCAGCGAGACCGTGAAATCGCAGGCGCGCATGCCGTGGCGGCGGACGGTGGAGACGGTGTAGGAATAGCCCGGCAATTGCAGACTCGCCAACGCGCGGTCCAATTTTTCGCGGTCGGCTCCGAGGTCGAGCAGCGCCGCGACGGTCATATCGCCGCTGATGCCGGAATGGCACTCCAGATACAGAATCATATTTCCTTCTTTCGGTTGATCAAACGATTGATTTGACCGGCCAGATAGCCGGCGCCGAAGCCATTGTCGATATTGACCACCGCCATCCCTTCGGCACAGGAATTCAACATGGTCAGCAGCGGCGCGATACCGCCGAACGACGCTCCATAACCGACCGAAGTCGGCACCGCGATGACCGGGACTTCCACCAACCCGGCCAAAACACCGCCCAGCGCCCCTTCCATGCCGGCGACGGCGACGATGGCGCTGGCATGGCGAATCGTTTCCAGCCTGGCGAACAGCCGGTGAATGCCGGCGACGCCGATATCGTAGACGCGTTCGACCCGGCTGCCGAAGAATTCGGCCACCTGCGCCGCCTCTTCCGCCACCGGCAGGTCTCCGGTTCCGCCGGTGCAAACGGCGACCAGGCCGACTGCGGCGGCCGGCTGCTCCGGCGCGACGGTCAGTACGCGCGACACCGGATCGAAGGCGGCGAGGGGGCACGCCGCTTTCACCGCTTCAAATTGCGTTTCGGTCGCCCGGGTGCCGAGCACACCGGTACCGGCGGCCTGAAAATGACGGACGATTTCGACCAATTGGCCGGCCGTCTTGCCGGGACAATAGATCACTTCGCCGTAGCCGGTGCGCAACTGGCGGTGATGGTCCAGTTTGGCGAAGCCCAGCTCTTCAAACGGCAGTTGCCGCAGTCGTTGCGTTGCTTCGTCGATGGACAACCGGCCCTCTTTCACCTGTTGCAGAAACTGTGGAACGTCCATATGCGATACTTTCGATTTGGTCAGATCAGCCATTCGCCGCCGGCCTGGTCGGCCGGAGTTTCGACTTTCGGCGCATTTTCCCGGAAGAATTGAACCGGGTCGGCCGCCTCGACCTGAATCGGCACCGGAAATACCCGGATCGCTTTGACCGGCCGGACCGGACAGGGGTATTCGCAACTGCCGCAGCCGATGCAGAGCTCTGCGGTCAACTGCGGGATTCTGACCCCGGCAGCGCCCGCTTTCATCCGCAACGCCCCGGTCGGACAATGCTCGGCGCAAGCGCCGCAATCGGTACCGTCCTGGACGGCGACGCAGCAGGATGGATCGAATTGAGCCAGCCCGATCCGGCAACGCTGCTTGGCGGCCAGCGTCAGCGGCAGCAGTGCCCCGGTCGGACAGACTTCTCCGCAGCGGTTGCAGTTGAATTCGCACATGCCGCGGTCGAATTCCAGGTGGATGGCTCCGTGCTGAATGCCGGCCGGCCGCAGGACGTTGCCGCGGCAATTGGTGACGCAAAGCTGGCAGGAGGTGCATTTCGAGGCGAACCGCGCCGCCGAACCGGCTCCCGGCGGATAGATGGAAGTTGCCGTTTCCGGCTGCAGCCTGCTTCCGGGCCTGGCTGCCCAGCCGGCACCGGCGCCGAGCAGCGCAAGGGCGCCGACCGTGCCGCCGACCAGAAAGTCACGGCGGGAAGGATCGATAGTTGACGCCGCTCCGGCCGGTCTGCCGTAGCGGATGGCGCGCGGCCGGCAGGCGGCCAGACAATTCAGGCAGCGCAGACAGCGTTCGTTGTCGAGCGCGCCGTTGGCCGGATCGATGCAGCCGGCCGGGCAGACCTCGACGCATTGGCCGCACTTGACGCAACGCTCGGTCAGGCGCAATTGCAGCAGGCCGCGGGCGGAACAAAGCCCGAGCAGCGTGCCGACCGGGCAGATGGCCGTGCAGTAGAACCGCTTGCGCCAGAGCACCAGGGCGAACAGCGCCGCCAGCGGGATCAGCCCGGTCAGCAGCGACAGCAGCGTCACCGGCCGGATGATCAACATCCGGTCCGGGAACAGCCAGTTATACAACTGCGTGTAGAGCGGGGAAAACACCGCGGCGGTGATGGCGCCGAAGTTGGAAAATGGTTCGAGCAGCCGGAAGGCAATCGCCCAGCCGCCGATCAGCAATCCGAAGGCCAACGCGGCAATGCCGTAACGCAGTTTGCGGTAATTCGGCACCGGATGTGCCCGCCGCCGGGAAAGCCAGCCGAGGAAATCCTGCAGAATGCCCAGCGGGCAGATCACGGCGCAGTAAAAACGGCCGAACAGAAAAGTGCCGGCCAGCAGCAGCAGTGCCGCCGCCAGAATGCCGATCGAAAATGCCGCGAACAGCCGGGCGATGTCGGCGCCGAGCTGCAGCGCCAGCAGACCGGCCAGCGCCTCCATTCCGGTTCCGAAAGCCAGTGCGGCCAGCAGGATCGAGATGGTTGCGACGACGATGCGCCCGTAACGCGGCAGCCGTTCTTTGCGCATACGGTCAGACCTCCAAGCGGATGACGTTCAGCTTGGCCGGATCGGAGAAGCCCAACCCCATTTTTTCCGCCAGTTCGATATACGGCACATTCGCCAGTGGGTAGCCGATCAGTTTGGTCGCCATCGCGTCGATGGCGACGATATCGCGCGACAGCAATTGATATTGCAGCAGCCGGACATCCTCGGTGGAGACGCCGCGCGGGCCGTTGGAAACCATAATCCGGTAGGCGTCGACGATATTCAGATCCGGCTGCCGGTAAAGAACGGCGTCGGCGATCGACTGCGGCAGGTTGTTGCCGTGCATGAACTGCCGGTTCCAGACCAGCCCCATGAAATTTTTCATCGCGGCGGTCATCTGGGCGCCGCCGTGGTGCTTGAGAATCGGCACGTTGATAAAGACGTCGGCGTCGAGGATCGCCTGGTGGATTTTGGCTTTTTTCATGCTCAGCGCCGCCGGGCGGTCCACTTCGCGGTAATGCGATTCCAGATGAGCCGGCAGCATCTTGCCGCCGGCATCGGTGACGGCTTTCTCAATGCCGCTGTTTTTATAACAACTGCTCCATTCGTTACAGGTGTGGTCGAACACTTCCACCCCGGAAGCACCGGCGGCCAGCGCCTGCCGGACGATTTCAGCGACCAGTTCCGGATTGGTGTTGGCCGCCTCCTCCGGGGTGCGGTCCCAGCCGATATTCGGCTTGACGACGACGCTCTGGCCCGGCTTGACGAAGGAAGCCATGCCGCCCAGCGCTTCAATGCCGCGCCGGAACATTGCGACCGGCTCGCCGTTGCGGACGGCCACCAGATCGGTTTTTCCGGCCGTTTCCGTTTCGGAGGCAATCAGTTTGCCGCCCGGCAGTTTGGTGGCGATGGCGGCGAAGGCGGCAGTGGCGGCGGCGGTTTTCAGAAATTCACGTCTGTCCATGGTTTTACTCCTCGCAGGTTGTTTTGCTGACAATCGGGCAAACACCCTTGTTCCGGTCGCATGACACCGGAACAAAAGAAAAATATCCGTTTGGAAGATATTTGTCAATACTTTCAACCACATTTTGGTGAAAATAACTTTGCAAAAACATTGGACGAATTGTATAATCAAACGGATGGTTCCGGTCCGGAGCATTTTCGGCGCCGGGCCGGATCTTCGGCATGAAAAAATTGAAGTCCGTTTTTGGGAGAACAGACCATGACATTAGATGACACGAACCGGGTGAGCACCCGGGTGGAACCGGTTTGCGGCCGCGAAGTTCCGCTGCTGGGATTTGGCGGCATGCGGTTGCCGACTGTGGCGGAAGGCAAAGAGGAAATTGACGAAGCCAAGGCGTTGGAGATGGTCGATTATGCCTATCGGCATGGCGTCAATTATTTCGATACCGCCCGGCCGTATCACGGCGGGTTGTCGGAGCCGTTTTTCGGACGGGCGTTGTCGCGTTATCGGCGGGAAAGTTTTTTCCTGGCGACCAAGATGTCGAGTTGGATGATGAAGCAGCCGGCCGAAGCGGAGGCATTTTTCGACGCGCAGCTCGAAAGCTGCCGGACGGAATATTTCGATTTTTATCTGCTGCACTCGTTGTCCAGCCAGGCCGACTATGAAGCTTTTTATGAAGCCGGCGGCGCGCTGACTTATCTGCAGCGCCAGAAAGCCGCCGGCCGTATCCGCCGCCTGGGTTTTTCCTTTCACGGTT harbors:
- the larC gene encoding nickel pincer cofactor biosynthesis protein LarC, encoding MILYLECHSGISGDMTVAALLDLGADREKLDRALASLQLPGYSYTVSTVRRHGMRACDFTVSLADDHDHHHHHHHDPESRRHVHRNWRDIQAIIDRGALSPRANALAKKIFHIVAVAEAKAHGVTVDEVHFHEVGAIDSIVDIVAAAVCIDDLGIEETVVSTLTEGSGFVCCQHGELPVPVPAVAEIAAAYQLPLAITEVNGEMVTPTGAAIAAALRNRPARPENFTIRKIGLGAGKRDFGRPNLLRAMLLEATAPPAAGDDDGKWILETNLDDCSGEALGLAMEQLFTTGALDVHYLPVFMKKNRPGWLLRVIADAADLTALEAVIFRTTTTIGIRRYRVERSCLRRESRTVQLPGGEVAVKKCTFGNESFYYPEYESVKRLAEATGIAFPALYSEAQTEAARQDR
- the larB gene encoding nickel pincer cofactor biosynthesis protein LarB, with the translated sequence MDVPQFLQQVKEGRLSIDEATQRLRQLPFEELGFAKLDHHRQLRTGYGEVIYCPGKTAGQLVEIVRHFQAAGTGVLGTRATETQFEAVKAACPLAAFDPVSRVLTVAPEQPAAAVGLVAVCTGGTGDLPVAEEAAQVAEFFGSRVERVYDIGVAGIHRLFARLETIRHASAIVAVAGMEGALGGVLAGLVEVPVIAVPTSVGYGASFGGIAPLLTMLNSCAEGMAVVNIDNGFGAGYLAGQINRLINRKKEI
- a CDS encoding 4Fe-4S binding protein — translated: MRKERLPRYGRIVVATISILLAALAFGTGMEALAGLLALQLGADIARLFAAFSIGILAAALLLLAGTFLFGRFYCAVICPLGILQDFLGWLSRRRAHPVPNYRKLRYGIAALAFGLLIGGWAIAFRLLEPFSNFGAITAAVFSPLYTQLYNWLFPDRMLIIRPVTLLSLLTGLIPLAALFALVLWRKRFYCTAICPVGTLLGLCSARGLLQLRLTERCVKCGQCVEVCPAGCIDPANGALDNERCLRCLNCLAACRPRAIRYGRPAGAASTIDPSRRDFLVGGTVGALALLGAGAGWAARPGSRLQPETATSIYPPGAGSAARFASKCTSCQLCVTNCRGNVLRPAGIQHGAIHLEFDRGMCEFNCNRCGEVCPTGALLPLTLAAKQRCRIGLAQFDPSCCVAVQDGTDCGACAEHCPTGALRMKAGAAGVRIPQLTAELCIGCGSCEYPCPVRPVKAIRVFPVPIQVEAADPVQFFRENAPKVETPADQAGGEWLI
- a CDS encoding DUF362 domain-containing protein, whose translation is MDRREFLKTAAATAAFAAIATKLPGGKLIASETETAGKTDLVAVRNGEPVAMFRRGIEALGGMASFVKPGQSVVVKPNIGWDRTPEEAANTNPELVAEIVRQALAAGASGVEVFDHTCNEWSSCYKNSGIEKAVTDAGGKMLPAHLESHYREVDRPAALSMKKAKIHQAILDADVFINVPILKHHGGAQMTAAMKNFMGLVWNRQFMHGNNLPQSIADAVLYRQPDLNIVDAYRIMVSNGPRGVSTEDVRLLQYQLLSRDIVAIDAMATKLIGYPLANVPYIELAEKMGLGFSDPAKLNVIRLEV